A genome region from Triticum aestivum cultivar Chinese Spring chromosome 2B, IWGSC CS RefSeq v2.1, whole genome shotgun sequence includes the following:
- the LOC123040401 gene encoding uncharacterized protein: MDLTQVLPEEILADVLCRVAPRGLALCRCACKALLAVIDVRHVLRADLLPLSVGGIFINFYCERVSEFFARPSTGPTISGRFDYVPYTSRPDWRKIKDHCNGLLLLADYWDWEDYYVVNPATRQWDSLPPRPSVFEEIDEELKCEYHLVFDPMVSPHYEVFVILNPRYNGHEDQVDPVILEEPESDSEWPPPVFDLHVFSSKSGGWKERSFFREGEAAATVSGMRRHLDWFDDRRHAVYYRGNLYVHCKTDFVMRICLSNDNKYQVIKPPMDREPDDYQKLHLGRSEKGVYLATSTFKTSRLIVWVLEESCGHANWVLKHNNCLTPIQDDLRPVLGPWVLQDINFNEYLKERKECNPHGDDLEWLMKKKLELNSGKKDLGEEKFEWDFENDNVLHKEDEVDGRGSGYFGILGFHPYKEVIFLHVSMCRGLAYHLKNSKFQDLGYLYPTTCHLVSGADRFITDSFPYTPCWTELQKATRM; the protein is encoded by the exons ATGGATCTGACGCAGGTGCTGCCGGAGGAAATACTCGCCGACGTGCTCTGCCGCGTCGCGCCGCGCGGCCTTGCCTTGTGCCGCTGCGCCTGCAAGGCCCTGCTCGCCGTCATCGACGTCCGCCACGTGCTGCGCGCGGACCTCCTCCCGCTCTCCGTCGGCGGCATATTCATCAATTTCTACTGCGAACGTGTGTCGGAGTTCTTCGCCCGTCCCTCCACCGGCCCCACCATCTCCGGCAGGTTCGACTACGTGCCCTATACCAGCCGTCCTGATTGGCGCAAAATCAAGGACCACTGCAATGGCCTCCTCTTGCTTGCTGATTATTGGGATTGGGAGGATTATTACGTGGTTAATCCAGCCACGCGCCAGTGGGATTCTCTACCACCGCGTCCGTCCGTGTTCGAGGAGATAGATGAAGAACTCAAATGCGAATATCATCTCGTGTTTGATCCCATGGTGTCGCCCCACTATGAGGTGTTTGTGATCCTAAATCCTCGCTACAACGGACATGAGGACCAAGTAGACCCTGTTATATTGGAGGAACCTGAATCTGATTCTGAATGGCCACCACCAGTGTTTGATTTGCATGTTTTCTCCTCAAAGTCGGGCGGTTGGAAGGAGAGGTCTTTTTTTCGAGAAGGGGAGGCTGCTGCCACTGTTTCTGGAATGCGGCGGCATCTCGACTGGTTTGATGACAGACGTCATGCCGTCTACTACCGGGGCAACCTTTACGTCCACTGCAAAACTGATTTCGTAATGAG GATCTGCTTGTCAAATGATAATAAGTACCAAGTAATTAAACCACCCATGGATCGTGAACCGGACGACTACCAGAAGCTTCATCTTGGACGATCAGAAAAAGGGGTGTACCTTGCAACTTCTACTTTTAAAACGTCTCGTCTTATTGTTTGGGTCCTTGAGGAATCATGTGGGCACGCGAATTGGGTCTTGAAGCATAACAATTGCCTTACACCTATACAAGATGATCTTCGTCCTGTTCTTGGGCCATGGGTCTTACAAGATATCAATTTTAATGAGTATCTCAAAGAACGCAAGGAATGTAATCCACACGGCGACGACTTGGAATGGCTAATGAAAAAGAAATTGGAGTTGAACTCTGGCAAGAAAGATCTAGGGGAAGAAAAGTTTGAATGGGACTTTGAAAAtgacaacgttcttcacaaggaaGATGAGGTTGACGGACGTGGATCTGGATACTTTGGTATCCTTGGATTTCATCCATATAAAGAGGTTATCTTTCTGCATGTATCAATGTGCAGAGGGTTGGCCTatcatttgaaaaattcaaagttTCAGGATCTTGGCTATTTATACCCAACGACTTGTCATCTAGTATCGGGGGCCGACCGTTTCATAACCGATTCATTCCCATACACACCTTGTTGGACAGAACTGCAGAAAGCAACAAGAATGTAG